The following are from one region of the Silene latifolia isolate original U9 population chromosome 9, ASM4854445v1, whole genome shotgun sequence genome:
- the LOC141598776 gene encoding putative pre-mRNA-splicing factor ATP-dependent RNA helicase DEAH2 isoform X3 has translation MMVACTQPRRVAAMSVSRRVAEEMDVTLGEEVGYSIRFEDCSSAKTVLKYLTDGMLLREAMTDPLLERYKVIVLDEAHERTLATDVLFGLLKEVLKNRPDLKLVVMSATLEAEKFQGYFSDAPLMKVPGRLHPVEIFYTQEPERDYLEAAIRTVVQIHMCEPVGDILVFLTGEEEIEDACRKINKEVANLGDQVGPVKVVPLYSTLPPAMQQKIFEAAPPPVKEGGPAGRKIVVSTNIAETSLTIDGIVYVIDPGFAKQKVYNPRVRVESLLVSPISKASAHQRAGRAGRTQPGKCFRLYTEKSFHNDLQPQTYPEILRSNLANTVLTLKKLGIDDLVHFDFMDPPAPETLMRALEVLNYLGALDDEGNLTKLGTIMSEFPLDPQMAKMLVVSPEFNCSNEILKISAMLSVPNCFVRPREAQKAADEAKARFGHIDGDHLTLLNVYHAFEEKSKSAFKEKKEDSVSNWCYENFINFRAMKSAENVRRQLADIMRRCNLKCCSNDFSSRDYYPNIRKAMLAGYFMQVAHLERTGHYLTVKDNQVVHLHPSNCLDHKPEWVIYNEYVLTSRNFIRTVTDIRGEWLVDIAPHYYDLINFPNCEAKRVLEKLYKKREKDREESKNKS, from the exons ATGATGGTCGCTTGTACGCAGCCTCGTAGAGTTGCGGCAATGTCCGTCTCCCGTAGGGTTGCAGAGGAAATGGACGTAACTCTGGGAGAAGAAGTTGGTTATAGCATCCGGTTCGAGGACTGCAGCAGTGCAAAAACAGTTTTGAA GTATTTGACAGATGGTATGCTTCTGAGAGAAGCAATGACAGATCCACTCCTCGAGAGATACAAAGTTATAGTCCTCGATGAAGCGCACGAGAGAACTTTGGCTACAGATGTGCTCTTTGGACTTTTGAAGGAAGTTTTGAAAAACAGACCCGACTTGAAGTTGGTAGTTATGAGTGCTACTCTTGAAGCCGAGAAGTTTCAAGGATATTTTAGTGATGCACCTCTTATGAAAGTTCCTGGCAGGCTCCATCCTGTGGAGATATTTTACACCCAAGAGCCTGAAAGAGATTACTTAGAAGCAGCTATCCGGACGGTTGTACAGATACACATGTGTGAACCTGTTGGCGACATTCTTGTCTTCCTTAccggagaggaagagatagaggATGCGTGTCGTAAAATCAATAAAGAAGTTGCCAACCTAGGCGATCAAGTCGGTCCTGTAAAAGTAGTCCCGTTGTACTCTACTCTCCCTCCTGCAATGCAGCAGAAGATATTTGAAGCTGCTCCACCACCTGTAAAAGAGGGAGGTCCCGCTGGAAGGAAAATTGTGGTGTCTACTAACATCGCAGAAACATCTTTGACCATCGATGGTATAGTTTACGTCATTGACCCTGGGTTTGCTAAACAAAAAGTGTATAATCCTAGAGTTCGTGTGGAGTCGTTGTTGGTCTCTCCCATATCAAAGGCTAGTGCACATCAAAGAGCTGGCCGTGCTGGAAGAACTCAACCAGGAAAATGCTTCAGGTTGTACACAGAGAAAAGTTTCCATAATGACCTCCAGCCTCAGACTTATCCTGAGATATTACGGTCTAATCTTGCAAATACGGTGCTTACATTGAAGAAATTGGGAATTGATGATTTGGTGCATTTTGATTTCATGGATCCTCCTGCCCCTGAGACACTGATGCGAGCATTGGAGGTCCTGAATTACCTCGGGGCATTGGATGATGAAGGTAATTTGACCAAGCTTGGCACAATCATGAGTGAATTTCCACTGGACCCTCAGATGGCGAAGATGCTTGTTGTCAGTCCTGAGTTTAACTGTTCCAATGAAATTCTGAAGATTTCAGCAATGCTTTCAG TACCCAATTGTTTTGTGAGGCCTCGGGAGGCCCAGAAAGCTGCAGATGAAGCAAAAGCTAGGTTTGGACACATTGACGGGGATCACCTCACTCTGTTGAACGTATATCACGCCTTCGAAGAGAAAAGTAAGTCAGCCTTCAAAGAGAAAA AGGAGGACTCGGTCTCAAACTGGTGTTACGAGAATTTTATCAACTTCAGGGCTATGAAGTCGGCTGAAAATGTGAGGAGGCAGTTAGCGGACATTATGCGTAGATGCAATCTCAAGTGCTGCAGCAACGACTTCAGCAGCAGAGATTACTATCCCAACATAAGGAAAGCGATGCTAGCAGGATACTTCATGCAAGTTGCTCACCTGGAAAGAACAGGACACTACCTGACCGTGAAAGATAACCAA GTCGTTCACTTGCACCCTTCAAATTGCTTGGACCATAAGCCAGAGTGGgtgatatacaacgaatatgtatTGACCAGTCGGAATTTCATCCGTACAGTTACTGATATTCGGGGAGAATG GCTTGTTGATATAGCACCACATTATTACGATCTGATAAACTTCCCTAACTGTGAGGCGAAACGGGTACTTGAGAAGCTGTACAAAAAGCGTGAGAAAGATAGGGAAGAGAGCAAGAACAAGAGCTAG
- the LOC141598776 gene encoding putative pre-mRNA-splicing factor ATP-dependent RNA helicase DEAH2 isoform X1, translating to MGTERKRKVSLFDVVDESAIPVNNNKLLKCNGTMFNAAAAAAANLNPSVNPWNLRPYSARFFEILEKRKSLPVWQQKKDFLDVLNNNNNQTIILVGETGSGKTTQIPQFVLEAVELETADKRRKMMVACTQPRRVAAMSVSRRVAEEMDVTLGEEVGYSIRFEDCSSAKTVLKYLTDGMLLREAMTDPLLERYKVIVLDEAHERTLATDVLFGLLKEVLKNRPDLKLVVMSATLEAEKFQGYFSDAPLMKVPGRLHPVEIFYTQEPERDYLEAAIRTVVQIHMCEPVGDILVFLTGEEEIEDACRKINKEVANLGDQVGPVKVVPLYSTLPPAMQQKIFEAAPPPVKEGGPAGRKIVVSTNIAETSLTIDGIVYVIDPGFAKQKVYNPRVRVESLLVSPISKASAHQRAGRAGRTQPGKCFRLYTEKSFHNDLQPQTYPEILRSNLANTVLTLKKLGIDDLVHFDFMDPPAPETLMRALEVLNYLGALDDEGNLTKLGTIMSEFPLDPQMAKMLVVSPEFNCSNEILKISAMLSVPNCFVRPREAQKAADEAKARFGHIDGDHLTLLNVYHAFEEKSKSAFKEKKEDSVSNWCYENFINFRAMKSAENVRRQLADIMRRCNLKCCSNDFSSRDYYPNIRKAMLAGYFMQVAHLERTGHYLTVKDNQVVHLHPSNCLDHKPEWVIYNEYVLTSRNFIRTVTDIRGEWLVDIAPHYYDLINFPNCEAKRVLEKLYKKREKDREESKNKS from the exons ATGGGGACTGAGAGAAAGAGGAAGGTTAGTTTATTCGACGTTGTTGATGAGAGCGCTATCCCTGTTAACAACAACAAGCTTCTTAAATGTAACGGCACCATGTTCaacgccgccgccgccgccgccgctaATCTTAATCCCTCCGTTAATCCCTGGAATCTTCGTCCTTATTCTGCTAGATTCTTCGAGATTCTTGAAAAGCGTAAATCGTTACCGGTTTGGCAGCAGAAAAAGGATTTCCTTGATGTcttgaacaataataataatcagaCTATTATCCTTGTCGGTGAAACCGGTAGTGGTAAAACTACTCAG ATTCCTCAATTCGTTTTGGAAGCAGTTGAGTTAGAAACTGCTGATAAACGAAGAAAGATGATGGTCGCTTGTACGCAGCCTCGTAGAGTTGCGGCAATGTCCGTCTCCCGTAGGGTTGCAGAGGAAATGGACGTAACTCTGGGAGAAGAAGTTGGTTATAGCATCCGGTTCGAGGACTGCAGCAGTGCAAAAACAGTTTTGAA GTATTTGACAGATGGTATGCTTCTGAGAGAAGCAATGACAGATCCACTCCTCGAGAGATACAAAGTTATAGTCCTCGATGAAGCGCACGAGAGAACTTTGGCTACAGATGTGCTCTTTGGACTTTTGAAGGAAGTTTTGAAAAACAGACCCGACTTGAAGTTGGTAGTTATGAGTGCTACTCTTGAAGCCGAGAAGTTTCAAGGATATTTTAGTGATGCACCTCTTATGAAAGTTCCTGGCAGGCTCCATCCTGTGGAGATATTTTACACCCAAGAGCCTGAAAGAGATTACTTAGAAGCAGCTATCCGGACGGTTGTACAGATACACATGTGTGAACCTGTTGGCGACATTCTTGTCTTCCTTAccggagaggaagagatagaggATGCGTGTCGTAAAATCAATAAAGAAGTTGCCAACCTAGGCGATCAAGTCGGTCCTGTAAAAGTAGTCCCGTTGTACTCTACTCTCCCTCCTGCAATGCAGCAGAAGATATTTGAAGCTGCTCCACCACCTGTAAAAGAGGGAGGTCCCGCTGGAAGGAAAATTGTGGTGTCTACTAACATCGCAGAAACATCTTTGACCATCGATGGTATAGTTTACGTCATTGACCCTGGGTTTGCTAAACAAAAAGTGTATAATCCTAGAGTTCGTGTGGAGTCGTTGTTGGTCTCTCCCATATCAAAGGCTAGTGCACATCAAAGAGCTGGCCGTGCTGGAAGAACTCAACCAGGAAAATGCTTCAGGTTGTACACAGAGAAAAGTTTCCATAATGACCTCCAGCCTCAGACTTATCCTGAGATATTACGGTCTAATCTTGCAAATACGGTGCTTACATTGAAGAAATTGGGAATTGATGATTTGGTGCATTTTGATTTCATGGATCCTCCTGCCCCTGAGACACTGATGCGAGCATTGGAGGTCCTGAATTACCTCGGGGCATTGGATGATGAAGGTAATTTGACCAAGCTTGGCACAATCATGAGTGAATTTCCACTGGACCCTCAGATGGCGAAGATGCTTGTTGTCAGTCCTGAGTTTAACTGTTCCAATGAAATTCTGAAGATTTCAGCAATGCTTTCAG TACCCAATTGTTTTGTGAGGCCTCGGGAGGCCCAGAAAGCTGCAGATGAAGCAAAAGCTAGGTTTGGACACATTGACGGGGATCACCTCACTCTGTTGAACGTATATCACGCCTTCGAAGAGAAAAGTAAGTCAGCCTTCAAAGAGAAAA AGGAGGACTCGGTCTCAAACTGGTGTTACGAGAATTTTATCAACTTCAGGGCTATGAAGTCGGCTGAAAATGTGAGGAGGCAGTTAGCGGACATTATGCGTAGATGCAATCTCAAGTGCTGCAGCAACGACTTCAGCAGCAGAGATTACTATCCCAACATAAGGAAAGCGATGCTAGCAGGATACTTCATGCAAGTTGCTCACCTGGAAAGAACAGGACACTACCTGACCGTGAAAGATAACCAA GTCGTTCACTTGCACCCTTCAAATTGCTTGGACCATAAGCCAGAGTGGgtgatatacaacgaatatgtatTGACCAGTCGGAATTTCATCCGTACAGTTACTGATATTCGGGGAGAATG GCTTGTTGATATAGCACCACATTATTACGATCTGATAAACTTCCCTAACTGTGAGGCGAAACGGGTACTTGAGAAGCTGTACAAAAAGCGTGAGAAAGATAGGGAAGAGAGCAAGAACAAGAGCTAG
- the LOC141598776 gene encoding putative pre-mRNA-splicing factor ATP-dependent RNA helicase DEAH2 isoform X2: protein MGTERKRKVSLFDVVDESAIPVNNNKLLKCNGTMFNAAAAAAANLNPSVNPWNLRPYSARFFEILEKRKSLPVWQQKKDFLDVLNNNNNQTIILVGETGSGKTTQIPQFVLEAVELETADKRRKMMVACTQPRRVAAMSVSRRVAEEMDVTLGEEVGYSIRFEDCSSAKTVLKYLTDGMLLREAMTDPLLERYKVIVLDEAHERTLATDVLFGLLKEVLKNRPDLKLVVMSATLEAEKFQGYFSDAPLMKVPGRLHPVEIFYTQEPERDYLEAAIRTVVQIHMCEPVGDILVFLTGEEEIEDACRKINKEVANLGDQVGPVKVVPLYSTLPPAMQQKIFEAAPPPVKEGGPAGRKIVVSTNIAETSLTIDGIVYVIDPGFAKQKVYNPRVRVESLLVSPISKASAHQRAGRAGRTQPGKCFRLYTEKSFHNDLQPQTYPEILRSNLANTVLTLKKLGIDDLVHFDFMDPPAPETLMRALEVLNYLGALDDEGNLTKLGTIMSEFPLDPQMAKMLVVSPEFNCSNEILKISAMLSVPNCFVRPREAQKAADEAKARFGHIDGDHLTLLNVYHAFEEKSKSAFKEKKEDSVSNWCYENFINFRAMKSAENVRRQLADIMRRCNLKCCSNDFSSRDYYPNIRKAMLAGYFMQVAHLERTGHYLTVKDNQAC, encoded by the exons ATGGGGACTGAGAGAAAGAGGAAGGTTAGTTTATTCGACGTTGTTGATGAGAGCGCTATCCCTGTTAACAACAACAAGCTTCTTAAATGTAACGGCACCATGTTCaacgccgccgccgccgccgccgctaATCTTAATCCCTCCGTTAATCCCTGGAATCTTCGTCCTTATTCTGCTAGATTCTTCGAGATTCTTGAAAAGCGTAAATCGTTACCGGTTTGGCAGCAGAAAAAGGATTTCCTTGATGTcttgaacaataataataatcagaCTATTATCCTTGTCGGTGAAACCGGTAGTGGTAAAACTACTCAG ATTCCTCAATTCGTTTTGGAAGCAGTTGAGTTAGAAACTGCTGATAAACGAAGAAAGATGATGGTCGCTTGTACGCAGCCTCGTAGAGTTGCGGCAATGTCCGTCTCCCGTAGGGTTGCAGAGGAAATGGACGTAACTCTGGGAGAAGAAGTTGGTTATAGCATCCGGTTCGAGGACTGCAGCAGTGCAAAAACAGTTTTGAA GTATTTGACAGATGGTATGCTTCTGAGAGAAGCAATGACAGATCCACTCCTCGAGAGATACAAAGTTATAGTCCTCGATGAAGCGCACGAGAGAACTTTGGCTACAGATGTGCTCTTTGGACTTTTGAAGGAAGTTTTGAAAAACAGACCCGACTTGAAGTTGGTAGTTATGAGTGCTACTCTTGAAGCCGAGAAGTTTCAAGGATATTTTAGTGATGCACCTCTTATGAAAGTTCCTGGCAGGCTCCATCCTGTGGAGATATTTTACACCCAAGAGCCTGAAAGAGATTACTTAGAAGCAGCTATCCGGACGGTTGTACAGATACACATGTGTGAACCTGTTGGCGACATTCTTGTCTTCCTTAccggagaggaagagatagaggATGCGTGTCGTAAAATCAATAAAGAAGTTGCCAACCTAGGCGATCAAGTCGGTCCTGTAAAAGTAGTCCCGTTGTACTCTACTCTCCCTCCTGCAATGCAGCAGAAGATATTTGAAGCTGCTCCACCACCTGTAAAAGAGGGAGGTCCCGCTGGAAGGAAAATTGTGGTGTCTACTAACATCGCAGAAACATCTTTGACCATCGATGGTATAGTTTACGTCATTGACCCTGGGTTTGCTAAACAAAAAGTGTATAATCCTAGAGTTCGTGTGGAGTCGTTGTTGGTCTCTCCCATATCAAAGGCTAGTGCACATCAAAGAGCTGGCCGTGCTGGAAGAACTCAACCAGGAAAATGCTTCAGGTTGTACACAGAGAAAAGTTTCCATAATGACCTCCAGCCTCAGACTTATCCTGAGATATTACGGTCTAATCTTGCAAATACGGTGCTTACATTGAAGAAATTGGGAATTGATGATTTGGTGCATTTTGATTTCATGGATCCTCCTGCCCCTGAGACACTGATGCGAGCATTGGAGGTCCTGAATTACCTCGGGGCATTGGATGATGAAGGTAATTTGACCAAGCTTGGCACAATCATGAGTGAATTTCCACTGGACCCTCAGATGGCGAAGATGCTTGTTGTCAGTCCTGAGTTTAACTGTTCCAATGAAATTCTGAAGATTTCAGCAATGCTTTCAG TACCCAATTGTTTTGTGAGGCCTCGGGAGGCCCAGAAAGCTGCAGATGAAGCAAAAGCTAGGTTTGGACACATTGACGGGGATCACCTCACTCTGTTGAACGTATATCACGCCTTCGAAGAGAAAAGTAAGTCAGCCTTCAAAGAGAAAA AGGAGGACTCGGTCTCAAACTGGTGTTACGAGAATTTTATCAACTTCAGGGCTATGAAGTCGGCTGAAAATGTGAGGAGGCAGTTAGCGGACATTATGCGTAGATGCAATCTCAAGTGCTGCAGCAACGACTTCAGCAGCAGAGATTACTATCCCAACATAAGGAAAGCGATGCTAGCAGGATACTTCATGCAAGTTGCTCACCTGGAAAGAACAGGACACTACCTGACCGTGAAAGATAACCAA GCTTGTTGA
- the LOC141598776 gene encoding putative pre-mRNA-splicing factor ATP-dependent RNA helicase DEAH2 isoform X4, producing the protein MGTERKRKVSLFDVVDESAIPVNNNKLLKCNGTMFNAAAAAAANLNPSVNPWNLRPYSARFFEILEKRKSLPVWQQKKDFLDVLNNNNNQTIILVGETGSGKTTQIPQFVLEAVELETADKRRKMMVACTQPRRVAAMSVSRRVAEEMDVTLGEEVGYSIRFEDCSSAKTVLKYLTDGMLLREAMTDPLLERYKVIVLDEAHERTLATDVLFGLLKEVLKNRPDLKLVVMSATLEAEKFQGYFSDAPLMKVPGRLHPVEIFYTQEPERDYLEAAIRTVVQIHMCEPVGDILVFLTGEEEIEDACRKINKEVANLGDQVGPVKVVPLYSTLPPAMQQKIFEAAPPPVKEGGPAGRKIVVSTNIAETSLTIDGIVYVIDPGFAKQKVYNPRVRVESLLVSPISKASAHQRAGRAGRTQPGKCFRLYTEKSFHNDLQPQTYPEILRSNLANTVLTLKKLGIDDLVHFDFMDPPAPETLMRALEVLNYLGALDDEGNLTKLGTIMSEFPLDPQMAKMLVVSPEFNCSNEILKISAMLSVFQYFLIKQMVSSRLYASADLRGPRL; encoded by the exons ATGGGGACTGAGAGAAAGAGGAAGGTTAGTTTATTCGACGTTGTTGATGAGAGCGCTATCCCTGTTAACAACAACAAGCTTCTTAAATGTAACGGCACCATGTTCaacgccgccgccgccgccgccgctaATCTTAATCCCTCCGTTAATCCCTGGAATCTTCGTCCTTATTCTGCTAGATTCTTCGAGATTCTTGAAAAGCGTAAATCGTTACCGGTTTGGCAGCAGAAAAAGGATTTCCTTGATGTcttgaacaataataataatcagaCTATTATCCTTGTCGGTGAAACCGGTAGTGGTAAAACTACTCAG ATTCCTCAATTCGTTTTGGAAGCAGTTGAGTTAGAAACTGCTGATAAACGAAGAAAGATGATGGTCGCTTGTACGCAGCCTCGTAGAGTTGCGGCAATGTCCGTCTCCCGTAGGGTTGCAGAGGAAATGGACGTAACTCTGGGAGAAGAAGTTGGTTATAGCATCCGGTTCGAGGACTGCAGCAGTGCAAAAACAGTTTTGAA GTATTTGACAGATGGTATGCTTCTGAGAGAAGCAATGACAGATCCACTCCTCGAGAGATACAAAGTTATAGTCCTCGATGAAGCGCACGAGAGAACTTTGGCTACAGATGTGCTCTTTGGACTTTTGAAGGAAGTTTTGAAAAACAGACCCGACTTGAAGTTGGTAGTTATGAGTGCTACTCTTGAAGCCGAGAAGTTTCAAGGATATTTTAGTGATGCACCTCTTATGAAAGTTCCTGGCAGGCTCCATCCTGTGGAGATATTTTACACCCAAGAGCCTGAAAGAGATTACTTAGAAGCAGCTATCCGGACGGTTGTACAGATACACATGTGTGAACCTGTTGGCGACATTCTTGTCTTCCTTAccggagaggaagagatagaggATGCGTGTCGTAAAATCAATAAAGAAGTTGCCAACCTAGGCGATCAAGTCGGTCCTGTAAAAGTAGTCCCGTTGTACTCTACTCTCCCTCCTGCAATGCAGCAGAAGATATTTGAAGCTGCTCCACCACCTGTAAAAGAGGGAGGTCCCGCTGGAAGGAAAATTGTGGTGTCTACTAACATCGCAGAAACATCTTTGACCATCGATGGTATAGTTTACGTCATTGACCCTGGGTTTGCTAAACAAAAAGTGTATAATCCTAGAGTTCGTGTGGAGTCGTTGTTGGTCTCTCCCATATCAAAGGCTAGTGCACATCAAAGAGCTGGCCGTGCTGGAAGAACTCAACCAGGAAAATGCTTCAGGTTGTACACAGAGAAAAGTTTCCATAATGACCTCCAGCCTCAGACTTATCCTGAGATATTACGGTCTAATCTTGCAAATACGGTGCTTACATTGAAGAAATTGGGAATTGATGATTTGGTGCATTTTGATTTCATGGATCCTCCTGCCCCTGAGACACTGATGCGAGCATTGGAGGTCCTGAATTACCTCGGGGCATTGGATGATGAAGGTAATTTGACCAAGCTTGGCACAATCATGAGTGAATTTCCACTGGACCCTCAGATGGCGAAGATGCTTGTTGTCAGTCCTGAGTTTAACTGTTCCAATGAAATTCTGAAGATTTCAGCAATGCTTTCAG TTTTTCAGTATTTTCTCATCAAGCAAATGGTATCGTCTCGCCTCTATGCATCTGCTGACCTCCGTGGGCCTCGTCTGTGA
- the LOC141598776 gene encoding putative pre-mRNA-splicing factor ATP-dependent RNA helicase DEAH2 isoform X5, which produces MGTERKRKVSLFDVVDESAIPVNNNKLLKCNGTMFNAAAAAAANLNPSVNPWNLRPYSARFFEILEKRKSLPVWQQKKDFLDVLNNNNNQTIILVGETGSGKTTQIPQFVLEAVELETADKRRKMMVACTQPRRVAAMSVSRRVAEEMDVTLGEEVGYSIRFEDCSSAKTVLKYLTDGMLLREAMTDPLLERYKVIVLDEAHERTLATDVLFGLLKEVLKNRPDLKLVVMSATLEAEKFQGYFSDAPLMKVPGRLHPVEIFYTQEPERDYLEAAIRTVVQIHMCEPVGDILVFLTGEEEIEDACRKINKEVANLGDQVGPVKVVPLYSTLPPAMQQKIFEAAPPPVKEGGPAGRKIVVSTNIAETSLTIDGIVYVIDPGFAKQKVYNPRVRVESLLVSPISKASAHQRAGRAGRTQPGKCFRLYTEKSFHNDLQPQTYPEILRSNLANTVLTLKKLGIDDLVHFDFMDPPAPETLMRALEVLNYLGALDDEGNLTKLGTIMSEFPLDPQMAKMLVVSPEFNCSNEILKISAMLSVFSHQANGIVSPLCIC; this is translated from the exons ATGGGGACTGAGAGAAAGAGGAAGGTTAGTTTATTCGACGTTGTTGATGAGAGCGCTATCCCTGTTAACAACAACAAGCTTCTTAAATGTAACGGCACCATGTTCaacgccgccgccgccgccgccgctaATCTTAATCCCTCCGTTAATCCCTGGAATCTTCGTCCTTATTCTGCTAGATTCTTCGAGATTCTTGAAAAGCGTAAATCGTTACCGGTTTGGCAGCAGAAAAAGGATTTCCTTGATGTcttgaacaataataataatcagaCTATTATCCTTGTCGGTGAAACCGGTAGTGGTAAAACTACTCAG ATTCCTCAATTCGTTTTGGAAGCAGTTGAGTTAGAAACTGCTGATAAACGAAGAAAGATGATGGTCGCTTGTACGCAGCCTCGTAGAGTTGCGGCAATGTCCGTCTCCCGTAGGGTTGCAGAGGAAATGGACGTAACTCTGGGAGAAGAAGTTGGTTATAGCATCCGGTTCGAGGACTGCAGCAGTGCAAAAACAGTTTTGAA GTATTTGACAGATGGTATGCTTCTGAGAGAAGCAATGACAGATCCACTCCTCGAGAGATACAAAGTTATAGTCCTCGATGAAGCGCACGAGAGAACTTTGGCTACAGATGTGCTCTTTGGACTTTTGAAGGAAGTTTTGAAAAACAGACCCGACTTGAAGTTGGTAGTTATGAGTGCTACTCTTGAAGCCGAGAAGTTTCAAGGATATTTTAGTGATGCACCTCTTATGAAAGTTCCTGGCAGGCTCCATCCTGTGGAGATATTTTACACCCAAGAGCCTGAAAGAGATTACTTAGAAGCAGCTATCCGGACGGTTGTACAGATACACATGTGTGAACCTGTTGGCGACATTCTTGTCTTCCTTAccggagaggaagagatagaggATGCGTGTCGTAAAATCAATAAAGAAGTTGCCAACCTAGGCGATCAAGTCGGTCCTGTAAAAGTAGTCCCGTTGTACTCTACTCTCCCTCCTGCAATGCAGCAGAAGATATTTGAAGCTGCTCCACCACCTGTAAAAGAGGGAGGTCCCGCTGGAAGGAAAATTGTGGTGTCTACTAACATCGCAGAAACATCTTTGACCATCGATGGTATAGTTTACGTCATTGACCCTGGGTTTGCTAAACAAAAAGTGTATAATCCTAGAGTTCGTGTGGAGTCGTTGTTGGTCTCTCCCATATCAAAGGCTAGTGCACATCAAAGAGCTGGCCGTGCTGGAAGAACTCAACCAGGAAAATGCTTCAGGTTGTACACAGAGAAAAGTTTCCATAATGACCTCCAGCCTCAGACTTATCCTGAGATATTACGGTCTAATCTTGCAAATACGGTGCTTACATTGAAGAAATTGGGAATTGATGATTTGGTGCATTTTGATTTCATGGATCCTCCTGCCCCTGAGACACTGATGCGAGCATTGGAGGTCCTGAATTACCTCGGGGCATTGGATGATGAAGGTAATTTGACCAAGCTTGGCACAATCATGAGTGAATTTCCACTGGACCCTCAGATGGCGAAGATGCTTGTTGTCAGTCCTGAGTTTAACTGTTCCAATGAAATTCTGAAGATTTCAGCAATGCTTTCAG TATTTTCTCATCAAGCAAATGGTATCGTCTCGCCTCTATGCATCTGCTGA